The Acidimicrobiales bacterium genome includes a window with the following:
- the nth gene encoding endonuclease III, producing the protein MAKPRTPKGRARLTNERLKEAYPDALCALVHDNPFQLLVATILSAQSTDEMVNKVTPGLFAVYPDAESMAAASPADIEPLVQNLGLFRNKAKSLAGMAAALVERHNGEVPTTHEELTALPGVGRKTANVVRSVAFRLPGLPVDTHVGRISRLLGLTEETDPVKVEHALGAMLPPGDWGDFSLRMILHGRAICIANRPRCEICPLNDFCPSAFRAFRSKP; encoded by the coding sequence GTGGCCAAGCCGCGCACGCCCAAGGGGCGCGCCCGCCTCACCAACGAGCGCCTCAAGGAGGCGTATCCCGACGCCCTGTGCGCACTCGTGCACGACAACCCGTTTCAGTTGCTCGTGGCCACGATCCTTTCCGCGCAGTCCACCGACGAGATGGTGAACAAGGTCACGCCCGGGTTGTTCGCCGTCTACCCCGACGCCGAGTCGATGGCGGCGGCGTCGCCCGCCGACATCGAACCGCTGGTGCAGAACCTGGGGCTCTTCCGCAACAAGGCGAAGAGCCTCGCCGGTATGGCGGCGGCACTCGTCGAGCGCCACAACGGCGAGGTGCCGACGACCCACGAAGAGCTGACAGCGCTGCCGGGCGTGGGCCGCAAGACGGCCAACGTCGTGCGCTCGGTGGCGTTCCGGTTGCCGGGACTCCCCGTCGACACCCACGTCGGGCGCATCTCGCGCCTGCTCGGGCTGACGGAGGAGACCGACCCGGTCAAGGTCGAGCACGCGCTCGGCGCCATGCTGCCGCCGGGGGACTGGGGTGACTTCTCGCTGCGGATGATCCTGCACGGCCGCGCCATCTGCATCGCCAACCGCCCGCGGTGCGAGATCTGCCCGCTGAACGATTTTTGCCCGTCAGCCTTTCGAGCGTTCCGCTCGAAACCCTGA